A genome region from Populus alba chromosome 3, ASM523922v2, whole genome shotgun sequence includes the following:
- the LOC118051931 gene encoding probable inactive shikimate kinase like 2, chloroplastic, with protein MATITTTTATLSFHSQNPIKTLPSFSLSNIPRSISKPNFTSFTNLPLSIPASKSNNANSPLNRYSRFSCNCISTATPNTNYEFSDSSSEVELRLSLVGLDIQSSRDIFVDADGTSLVVQVQHSGSHITLIETNKMFEKIKPAETIWFIDDDQLVINMKKQDPDLKWPDIVESWESLTAGSMQLLKGASIFLVGDSTEINQKVARELAVGLGYTPLDTQELLETFAKQTIDSWVLAEGSDSVAEAECAILESLSSHVRAVVSTLGGKQGAAGKAYKWQHLYAGFTVWLSQTEALDEDSAKEEARKNVKDRSVAYSNADVVVKLQGWDSDHAKSVAQASLSALKQLILSDKKLPGKKSLYIRLGCRGDWPNIKPPGWDPSNEAESIS; from the exons ATGgccaccatcaccaccactaCAGCTACTCTTTCCTTCCACTCCCAAAACCCCATCAAAACTCTACCatcattctctctctcaaatATTCCTCGCTCCATTTCCAAACCCAATTTCACTTCCTTCACCAATTTGCCTCTTTCAATTCCTGCCTCTAAATCAAACAATGCGAACAGCCCTCTCAACAGATACAGTCGCTTCTCTTGCAACTGCATCTCCACAGCCACCCCCAACACAAATTACGAG TTTTCTGATAGTTCTTCAGAAGTGGAATTGAGATTATCACTTGTGGGACTAGACATTCAAAGTTCCAGAGATATATTCGTGGATGCAGATGGCACCTCCTTAGTGGTCCAAGTACAGCACTCTGGGTCGCATATCACACTTATAGAAACAAATAAGATGTTCGAGAAAATAAAGCCTGCTGAAACAATATG GTTCATAGATGATGATCAACTTGTTATCAACATGAAGAAGCAAGACCCAGATTTGAAATGGCCTGACATTGTGGAGTCATGGGAATCCTTGACAGCAGGATCTATGCAACTCCTGAAAGGGGCATCGATCTTCCTTGTTGGTGATTCAACTGAAATTAACCAAAAAGTGGCTCGAGAACTTGCTGTTGGTCTTGG GTACACGCCACTTGATACACAGGAGTTGCTAGAAACATTTGCTAAGCAAACAATTGATTCAT GGGTGCTTGCTGAAGGCTCTGACTCTGTAGCTGAAGCAGAATGTGCTATATTAGAAAGCTTAAGTAG TCATGTACGTGCTGTTGTTTCAACATTAGGAGGGAAGCAGGGAGCTGCTGGAAAGGCTTATAAATGGCAGCATCTTTATGCAGGGTTCACTGTCTGGTTGTCACAGACCGAAGCCTTAG ATGAGGATTCAGCTAAAGAGGAGGCTAGAAAGAATGTTAAAGATCGCAGTGTAGCATACTCAAATGCTGATGTGGTTGTCAAGCTCCAGGGTTGGGATTCTGATCATGCCAAAAGTGTTGCTCAGGCATCCTTGAGTGCTCTCAAGCAGTTGATTCTGTCTGACAAGAAACTTCCAG GTAAGAAGAGCCTTTATATAAGGCTAGGATGTCGTGGGGATTGGCCAAACATCAAGCCTCCTGGTTGGGATCCATCAAATGAAGCTGAATCGATCTCCTAG